The Alkalihalophilus pseudofirmus nucleotide sequence ACCTGAATGTGTAAAACAATCACAGCTGACTCGTGCAAATACAATTATTGATATGACCCGGCAAGGATCTATGATTGCAGGTCCATTACTAGCGGCAAGCATGCTGGCTCTAGGTGGATATGTCCTGCTCTTTGGGATAACAGCCTTATTGCTTCTTTTGGCCGGTGTCATTGATTTGGTCCTTAAAAAGAAAATACCTGAGAAAAAAGTGAATGATGCAGGTTCTAATCAAACGGAAACGGTCATACAAGCAATGAAGGAAGGGTTCCGCTACGTAAAGCAAAGTCCGTTCCTTCTTGCTTTAATGGCTTCAACAATCTTTCTAAACTTCTTTTTCAGCGGGCCGCTTCAGTTAGGGATGCCGATATTTGCTTCACATGTACTTCAGGGAGATGAAGTGACGTATGCTTTGTTAAACGGAGGAATTGCAGCTGGCATGTTAGCAGGCGGAATCATTATTGGGATCGTCAATGTACAGCGGAAAAGAGGATTAGTTTCAATCATAGCCATGTCATTTATAGGGCTAATGTTTTTAGGGCTTAGTTTATCAACAACCTTTATAGGTAGCATGTTGTTTATTATTTTGCTCGGAGCAGCTGTTAGTATAACGAACATTCCTCTGATTACTGTTATTCAAAGCCACACAAACGGAGAGTACCTCGGAAGAGTGATGAGTTTAACATCTTTTGCTTCAATGGGATTGATGCCGATTTCTTACTTGTCCACTTCTATGCTTTTAGCGGCTGGCTTGCCGATTGAACAAATTATGTTCTACAGCGCAGCAGGGCTGGTGTTTGTATGTTTAATGATCTTATGGAAAGCAGAGGCATTAAGAACGGCTGATTAGAAATGTGTATCTTTTAGAAAATGTCGGTAAAGCTAACCTTATCAATGAGTATGATTAGTTTTCTTAAGAAGGTGTTGAAAAAGGTGAAGAATTACCGGATATTCTCAATCATGATCATAATCCTTTCTTTCTTTACAGCCACTACATTAGGCAAAAAAACGTTGAAGAGATATCTGCCAGCTACTTTGGTGATGTCCCTTATCGTCACATTAGAAAGTATCATAGCTAAAAAGCGAGTGTGGTGGTGGTTTTATGAAAAGCTTCACCCCAAGGTTCAAGGGGAGCTTCCGCTTATTTTGGGTCCTTTTTTTATTGGATCCTTGATCATATTAAAGGCAACGTACGGAAAATTTTTACGTTATTTCTTATTAAATATGGTGATTCATTTATTATTTGTCGGTCCGATCATTACACTTTTAAAACGATTTGGCATTTCTTCTTTAGTTCGTATAAATCGCACCCAATTGTTTTTCTTATTTTTTACTAAATCAATGATGATGTATATTACTCAAATGGTTATCGATCGAATAAGAGGGGAAGGGCAAGCGTCAGATGACGGAAATAATGATGCACACATATAATAGAAAAAGTGCTTAGGGTTGGATTCCTAAGCACTTTTTGATCGTCATGCTTTTGAATATTGTGAGGAGGAGATATTCCATATTTCATTTGCATATTCCATAATCGTATGGTCGCTTGAAAATTTACCTGAATGCGCAATATTCGTTGCACTTTTCTTTAACCAGCTGGATTGATCGCGGTAGGTCTGTTCAATCAACTGCTGCGCTTCTACGTAACTGTCAAAATCTCTTAGAACAAAATATTCATCGTTATTAAAAAGAAGAGAATAATAGATATCTTTGAATTCTACATCATCTTGTGTAAACGATTGGTTAATTAATTGATCAATTACATTACGGAGGCGGAAATCACTATTATAATAATCGCGTGCTTTATATTTTCCGCTTTGCTGATACTCAAATACTTCATCTGCTGTCAGACCAAAGGTGAAGATATTATTAGAGCCGACAGCAGCGCCTATTTCTACATTTGCCCCGTCCTGTGTTCCGAGTGTTAAAGCTCCGTTCATCATTAACTTCATATTTCCTGTACCGGATGCCTCTTTGCTCGCAGTAGAGATCTGCTCGCTTACATCAGATGCCGGAATGATTTTTTCAGCCAGACTTACACTGTAATTTTCAAGGAAAACGACTTTCAGCTTATCTTTGATAGCAGGGTCATGATTAATTTTATCTGCAACGGTTGTGATTAACTTGATGACATGCTTTGCGAAGTGGTAGCTAGGAGCAGCTTTCGCTCCGAAGATGAAGGTTCTAGGAGTACAGTTCATTGATGGATTCTCACGATACAAATGATAAAGGTGAAGGATATGAAATACATTTAATAATTGACGCTTGTAGCCATGCAGCCTTTTAATGTGAACATCAAAAATTGAGTTCTCATCGACTAAAATGCCATGCTTATGATTAATATAGGAAGCTAGCCTGCTCTTATTTTTCTTTTTCACACGTGCGAGCT carries:
- a CDS encoding MFS transporter; this translates as MAELSVEREESAVVRERSLMKEYRFLLLFFTLLVSSLSVSFFMVATNWYVVDYLGVEVMLGIVFFASSVPRLIFMLIGGVIADRMSKAWVMFLSDFLKGLLLLGVIALFLFDLFTIWPLVILAFIFGVLDAFFWPASGSILPECVKQSQLTRANTIIDMTRQGSMIAGPLLAASMLALGGYVLLFGITALLLLLAGVIDLVLKKKIPEKKVNDAGSNQTETVIQAMKEGFRYVKQSPFLLALMASTIFLNFFFSGPLQLGMPIFASHVLQGDEVTYALLNGGIAAGMLAGGIIIGIVNVQRKRGLVSIIAMSFIGLMFLGLSLSTTFIGSMLFIILLGAAVSITNIPLITVIQSHTNGEYLGRVMSLTSFASMGLMPISYLSTSMLLAAGLPIEQIMFYSAAGLVFVCLMILWKAEALRTAD